The Methylobacterium sp. PvR107 genome contains a region encoding:
- a CDS encoding globin domain-containing protein, translating into MTPDQTALVLATADAAFVGGHFATRFYDRLFASAPDLRILFGTDLTALKLKFMNTLASLVGSVQHPVIFGSILMHLGRQHRRFGVLPAYYGPVGEALLATLQDILGERWTPAVAAAWTALYAEMTERMQEGARGE; encoded by the coding sequence GTGACGCCCGATCAGACAGCGCTGGTCCTCGCGACCGCCGATGCCGCCTTCGTCGGTGGGCACTTCGCCACGCGCTTCTACGATCGCCTATTCGCCAGCGCGCCGGACCTGCGGATCCTCTTCGGGACCGATCTCACGGCGCTCAAGCTTAAGTTCATGAACACGCTCGCCAGCCTCGTGGGCAGCGTCCAGCACCCCGTCATCTTCGGCTCCATCCTGATGCATCTCGGCCGCCAGCACCGCCGCTTTGGCGTCCTGCCGGCGTATTACGGGCCTGTCGGCGAAGCGCTGCTGGCGACGCTCCAGGACATCCTGGGCGAGCGTTGGACGCCGGCGGTGGCCGCGGCCTGGACGGCGCTCTACGCCGAGATGACGGAGCGGATGCAGGAGGGCGCGCGCGGGGAGTAA